In a single window of the Tellurirhabdus bombi genome:
- a CDS encoding Tex family protein, with protein MIQPQENRSIAGRIASLLNLSNRSVDNTIELLDGGATVPFISRYRKEATGGLDEVQIASIKDTYQKLQELDKRREAILKSIDEQGKLTPDLRQKISLAATLTELEDLYLPYKQKRKTRASIAIEKGLEPLAKLIYLQQERDLSRKALTFLNDKVESVDDALQGARDIIAEWINENADARQRIRVLFEREAIIRSVVKKGKETEGIKYKDYYDFAEPLRRVPSHRLLALRRGEAEGILSVGIAPDEEAALERLERQFLRGSASTGDQMILAIKDSYKRLVKPSIETEFDNLSKEKADAEAIRIFADNLRQLLLSSPLGQKRVLAIDPGYRTGCKTVCLDAQGTLLTNDVIYPDRNGGQQAAQTVLKLVQQYQIEAIAIGNGTAGRETETFVRGLNFGITIPVFMVSEQGASVYSASDVARQEFPDQDVTVRGAVSIGRRLMDPLAEMVKIDPKSIGVGQYQHDVDPSSLKASLDSVVESCVNQVGVSLNTASAHLLRYVSGLGPTLAQNIVEYRTQNGAFKSRDQLKKVPRLGNKAFEQCAGFLRIDNAPNPLDNSAVHPESYAVVEKMARDLNSTVQDLVKNTELRKQIKPERYVTDTVGLPTLRDILAELEKPGRDPREQLSVFEYDERVKKVEDLHEGMILPGVVTNVTAFGAFVDIGVKQDGLVHISQLSHQFVSDPRQVVKVFQKVKVKVVEVDLQRKRIALTMKI; from the coding sequence ATGATTCAACCTCAAGAAAATCGTTCAATAGCAGGACGTATTGCCTCGCTCCTGAACTTATCGAATCGATCTGTTGACAATACGATTGAATTGCTCGACGGCGGGGCCACCGTTCCGTTTATCTCCCGGTACCGCAAGGAAGCAACAGGCGGCCTGGACGAAGTGCAGATTGCTTCGATCAAAGACACGTACCAGAAGCTTCAGGAACTGGACAAACGCCGGGAGGCCATCCTGAAATCCATCGATGAGCAAGGAAAACTAACGCCGGATTTACGTCAGAAAATTTCACTGGCGGCAACCCTTACAGAACTTGAAGATTTATACCTACCCTATAAGCAGAAACGAAAAACCCGCGCCAGCATCGCCATTGAGAAAGGGCTGGAACCGCTGGCCAAGCTCATTTACCTCCAGCAGGAACGCGATCTGTCCCGCAAAGCTCTGACCTTTTTGAACGACAAAGTTGAGTCGGTAGACGACGCTTTGCAGGGCGCACGGGATATTATTGCTGAATGGATCAACGAAAATGCCGACGCCCGGCAACGCATCCGGGTCTTGTTTGAACGGGAAGCGATTATTCGTTCGGTAGTCAAGAAAGGCAAGGAAACGGAAGGCATCAAATACAAGGATTACTACGATTTTGCGGAGCCCCTGCGTCGGGTGCCTTCCCACCGCCTGTTGGCGTTGCGCCGGGGTGAAGCCGAAGGTATTTTGTCGGTAGGCATTGCGCCAGACGAAGAAGCGGCCCTCGAACGCCTGGAGCGGCAGTTTCTGCGCGGATCGGCCAGCACGGGCGACCAGATGATTCTGGCCATCAAAGACAGTTACAAACGGCTGGTCAAACCCTCCATTGAAACGGAATTTGATAATCTGTCCAAAGAAAAAGCCGATGCGGAAGCCATTCGTATTTTTGCTGATAACCTCCGGCAGTTACTCTTGTCTTCACCACTGGGGCAAAAGCGCGTGCTGGCCATCGACCCCGGTTACCGCACGGGCTGTAAGACCGTTTGTCTGGATGCGCAGGGAACATTGCTTACCAATGACGTTATTTACCCGGATCGTAACGGCGGGCAACAGGCGGCGCAGACCGTGTTAAAACTCGTTCAGCAATACCAGATCGAAGCCATCGCGATTGGTAACGGAACCGCTGGCCGGGAAACGGAGACATTTGTTCGTGGCTTGAATTTCGGCATAACCATTCCGGTGTTTATGGTTAGCGAACAAGGCGCGTCTGTCTATTCAGCCTCCGATGTGGCTCGTCAGGAGTTCCCCGATCAGGATGTTACTGTGCGCGGGGCCGTTTCCATCGGTCGCCGACTAATGGACCCCCTGGCTGAAATGGTTAAAATCGACCCTAAATCCATCGGCGTTGGTCAATACCAGCACGATGTAGACCCGTCGTCTCTGAAGGCCAGTCTGGATTCGGTGGTTGAAAGCTGCGTGAACCAGGTTGGGGTGTCGCTCAACACGGCCAGCGCCCACTTGCTGCGTTATGTATCGGGTTTAGGTCCGACACTGGCCCAGAATATTGTTGAGTACCGCACGCAGAATGGGGCTTTCAAATCCCGCGATCAGCTGAAAAAAGTACCTCGGCTGGGGAACAAAGCCTTTGAACAATGCGCCGGCTTCCTTCGCATCGACAACGCTCCTAACCCGCTTGATAACAGCGCCGTGCACCCGGAAAGCTACGCCGTTGTGGAGAAAATGGCACGGGATCTGAATAGTACGGTTCAGGATTTGGTAAAAAATACGGAGCTTCGGAAGCAAATAAAACCCGAACGCTACGTTACTGATACAGTGGGGCTGCCAACGCTGCGGGATATTCTGGCCGAACTCGAAAAGCCCGGTCGCGATCCGCGTGAGCAGCTTTCAGTATTTGAATACGACGAGCGCGTTAAAAAAGTGGAAGATCTGCACGAAGGCATGATTTTACCAGGCGTGGTCACCAATGTAACTGCTTTCGGTGCCTTCGTTGACATTGGGGTGAAACAGGATGGATTGGTGCATATTTCGCAATTATCCCACCAGTTCGTTTCCGATCCGCGTCAAGTGGTAAAAGTTTTCCAGAAAGTAAAAGTTAAGGTGGTTGAGGTCGATTTACAGCGCAAGAGAATTGCTTTAACCATGAAAATTTAA
- a CDS encoding C40 family peptidase has product MFANLHFRAIWRPSVFTLLVTLSLSSCSFFRSTPYTPPAQRKTVAARKPASNARPVKKVDTHTYHKSYVRDVVKIARTYTGVPYRIGGSNSSGMDCSGLIFAVFNTVGLQIPRVSWQQSEVGYEVDIPEIEAGDLVFFVPDHGKEGYVSHAGIITEVRGKGDIVFIHASSSRGVREDNLYSNYFKGRFVKAIRPY; this is encoded by the coding sequence ATGTTTGCGAATTTACACTTTCGGGCGATCTGGCGGCCCTCTGTCTTCACGTTACTTGTTACGCTAAGTCTTTCTTCGTGCTCTTTTTTTCGCTCGACGCCTTACACCCCGCCTGCGCAGCGAAAAACGGTGGCGGCGCGTAAACCGGCTTCCAACGCCAGGCCCGTTAAAAAAGTCGATACGCATACGTACCACAAGAGTTACGTACGCGATGTGGTAAAGATTGCCCGAACCTACACCGGAGTTCCTTACCGCATTGGCGGCTCAAATTCGTCGGGCATGGACTGTTCCGGACTGATTTTCGCGGTTTTCAATACGGTTGGTCTACAAATTCCGCGCGTTTCCTGGCAGCAGTCCGAAGTGGGTTATGAAGTAGATATACCAGAAATTGAAGCGGGTGATTTAGTATTCTTTGTGCCCGATCACGGCAAAGAAGGGTACGTTTCGCACGCGGGTATCATCACCGAAGTACGCGGAAAAGGAGATATTGTTTTTATTCACGCTTCTTCGTCGCGGGGGGTGCGGGAAGACAACCTGTACTCCAACTATTTCAAAGGCCGATTTGTGAAAGCGATTCGTCCCTATTAG
- a CDS encoding NUDIX hydrolase, whose protein sequence is MEWLDVVDEQDRPLGFTKPKKHIHRDGDWHRTTHIYVLNPAGEVLCNLRHPDKDMFAALWDISFGGHVSAGEDYRQGAWRELEEELGISVAKEELQYLFSMSVDGYDVSNNLTDREHTAVFIWQTDKSLRDFHFQEEEITAIQFVSVRQLQTWLREPNDDFPLVPLPNMYGYALEQLERYQAGQKTDADARPYFSWKDL, encoded by the coding sequence ATGGAATGGCTGGACGTAGTTGATGAGCAGGACCGCCCGCTCGGCTTTACCAAACCCAAAAAACACATTCATCGGGATGGCGACTGGCATCGGACAACCCACATTTATGTTCTGAATCCGGCGGGGGAGGTGTTGTGTAATTTACGCCATCCAGATAAAGATATGTTTGCGGCCTTGTGGGACATCAGTTTCGGGGGGCACGTTTCGGCGGGTGAAGACTATCGGCAGGGAGCCTGGCGGGAACTGGAAGAAGAATTAGGTATTTCGGTGGCCAAGGAAGAACTTCAATACCTCTTTTCCATGTCGGTGGATGGGTATGACGTGAGCAATAACCTGACGGATCGCGAGCATACGGCGGTGTTCATCTGGCAAACGGATAAAAGCCTCCGCGATTTTCATTTTCAGGAAGAAGAGATCACTGCTATTCAGTTCGTATCGGTGCGTCAACTGCAAACCTGGCTGCGAGAGCCCAATGACGACTTTCCGCTGGTACCCCTTCCAAATATGTACGGCTACGCTCTGGAACAGCTGGAGCGGTATCAGGCAGGTCAGAAAACAGACGCCGATGCCCGGCCTTATTTTAGCTGGAAAGACTTATAA
- a CDS encoding GIY-YIG nuclease family protein: protein MVYVYVIFSETANQYFIGLAKDVQIALWQHNAKANPTTAEGKPWVVKFKQGFPKRTEAQSLEMKLKNKKREGLEEFLSEQAAH from the coding sequence ATGGTTTACGTATACGTTATTTTCAGCGAGACAGCCAACCAGTATTTTATCGGTTTGGCAAAAGATGTGCAGATTGCACTTTGGCAGCATAATGCGAAAGCAAATCCAACCACGGCTGAGGGGAAACCCTGGGTGGTGAAGTTTAAACAGGGCTTTCCGAAACGAACCGAAGCCCAAAGTCTCGAAATGAAGTTGAAAAACAAAAAGCGAGAAGGGCTGGAAGAGTTTTTAAGTGAACAAGCCGCGCATTAA
- a CDS encoding right-handed parallel beta-helix repeat-containing protein has protein sequence MIRFLFYSFLLIGYQTIAQSVEISTKDKTTSSSGDDRYRPFLEDKGSWLEMNAKGRTGASVPVGRPSLLTLDSKPLIQSFSGGDNYIQLKGTDTYFVYDPSATDAPDGFFVLPAPGKNNGSSKAGRWFLANRTEINVLDFGAKGDFNGQNDQTCTNNTIPFQRALDAAQKATDPVKYVMQTPYKRRFAVVRIPNGNYALRDAVWIRGAVCIEMEPVGSYGGSRLIQLSPGKHLFRLGGDPDGASSNAISIRGGILRARSATLTPGTALIFGGNSTAQGDGNHNSLYIENVWFQTPEDYGIHLQRGGDVVINRCTFDVAAFHSLRIGAANTPVETVAITNNIFFDVQAGAIDLVHAKGIQIADNRVIGLENRRMPYFVKDQGAVKATSIGIHNNYLSFVNLVLDASSGGNYSLTNNFGDEFKGPSIVLGNNATYDGILISGNRFEGNYSGQIPNTTIPNAPIWCPAAITNSRFDGNIFKNTGKTAIVGLHANDKRNRRFSYKNNSFIGFERPFLVAGSSAEGRDAEKTVSITNAGILDVTQDDAEFYLLNASNASTALADISQAYIGQTINITFGANRVVKHSNRLLLNGNQNFAAQVGNTLTLKRDHEKWVEIARTSGNTSSSYPEVTQAQRLALPKPKPGHHVYQTDQKEGVWVYKSSGWVFAY, from the coding sequence ATGATTCGTTTTCTTTTTTATTCCTTTCTTCTTATTGGTTATCAGACAATTGCTCAATCCGTTGAAATCAGTACCAAAGACAAAACAACGTCCTCGTCTGGCGATGATCGATACCGCCCGTTTCTGGAAGATAAAGGCTCCTGGCTGGAGATGAACGCCAAGGGCCGAACCGGTGCTTCGGTTCCCGTTGGTCGCCCTTCGCTGCTCACGCTTGATAGCAAGCCTCTGATTCAGAGCTTTTCAGGAGGGGATAATTACATTCAACTGAAAGGCACCGATACTTATTTTGTTTATGATCCGTCGGCTACTGACGCGCCCGACGGTTTTTTTGTCCTTCCTGCTCCCGGAAAAAACAATGGCTCCAGTAAGGCGGGTCGCTGGTTTCTGGCCAACCGTACAGAAATCAATGTACTGGATTTTGGTGCTAAAGGCGATTTCAATGGACAAAATGACCAAACCTGCACGAACAACACCATCCCCTTTCAGCGGGCGCTGGATGCCGCCCAGAAAGCCACTGATCCGGTTAAATACGTTATGCAAACGCCTTATAAACGCCGCTTCGCTGTTGTTCGCATTCCCAATGGAAATTATGCCTTGCGTGATGCGGTCTGGATTCGCGGGGCCGTGTGCATTGAGATGGAACCCGTTGGTTCTTACGGAGGGAGTCGGCTTATTCAGCTTAGTCCTGGCAAGCATTTGTTTCGGCTTGGCGGCGATCCCGACGGAGCCAGTTCCAATGCGATTTCCATTCGCGGTGGTATTCTACGGGCGAGATCGGCCACCCTTACACCCGGCACAGCCCTGATTTTTGGCGGGAACAGCACCGCTCAAGGCGACGGCAATCACAACTCGCTGTACATCGAAAATGTCTGGTTTCAGACGCCAGAAGATTATGGAATTCACCTGCAACGCGGTGGCGATGTTGTCATTAATCGCTGCACATTTGACGTTGCGGCCTTTCATTCCCTGCGAATCGGAGCGGCAAATACCCCGGTTGAAACCGTGGCCATTACCAACAATATTTTCTTTGATGTGCAGGCGGGAGCCATTGATTTGGTCCATGCCAAAGGCATTCAGATTGCCGATAATCGCGTTATTGGTTTAGAAAACCGGCGAATGCCTTATTTTGTCAAAGACCAGGGTGCGGTTAAGGCGACTAGCATTGGCATTCACAACAATTACCTGTCTTTTGTGAACCTTGTTCTGGATGCTTCTTCGGGGGGAAATTATAGTCTAACGAACAATTTTGGCGACGAGTTTAAAGGCCCTAGCATCGTTCTGGGCAACAATGCGACATACGACGGTATTCTTATTTCGGGCAACCGCTTCGAGGGAAACTATAGCGGCCAGATTCCAAACACAACCATTCCCAACGCTCCAATCTGGTGCCCCGCCGCTATCACAAACAGCCGGTTCGACGGAAATATTTTCAAAAATACCGGCAAGACCGCGATAGTAGGACTTCACGCGAACGACAAGCGTAATCGCCGTTTTTCGTACAAAAACAACTCATTTATTGGCTTTGAGCGGCCTTTTCTGGTAGCTGGAAGTTCGGCGGAAGGCCGGGATGCCGAAAAAACGGTTAGCATCACTAATGCGGGTATTCTAGATGTTACACAGGACGATGCGGAATTTTACCTCCTCAACGCGTCCAATGCCTCTACCGCCCTGGCCGATATTAGTCAGGCTTACATTGGCCAAACTATAAACATAACTTTTGGAGCAAACCGCGTGGTAAAACATAGCAATCGGCTGTTGCTCAACGGAAATCAGAACTTTGCGGCTCAGGTAGGCAACACCTTGACGTTGAAGCGTGATCATGAGAAATGGGTCGAAATCGCCCGGACGTCGGGTAATACTTCCAGCTCTTACCCGGAAGTAACACAGGCCCAACGACTAGCCCTTCCCAAACCAAAACCGGGTCACCACGTTTATCAAACCGACCAAAAAGAAGGCGTGTGGGTTTACAAATCATCAGGCTGGGTCTTTGCTTACTAG
- a CDS encoding DUF3299 domain-containing protein: MKKLVCLATLFALVTTMAFRPAIGPEIPVTKSNVAAEPVKLSWEMLRDVTFKKKWYPEESVYMLYPTFGPGVQKLNGKPVELTGYVLPVDLESNMYVLSAFPFSACFFCGGAGPESVVSLKFKKGGRKFKTDERRTFHGTLKLNADNIYELNYILTDAEIVE, translated from the coding sequence ATGAAAAAACTTGTTTGCCTTGCTACTTTGTTTGCCTTGGTAACGACTATGGCCTTTCGCCCGGCTATTGGGCCTGAAATACCTGTCACGAAAAGCAATGTTGCCGCAGAACCGGTAAAGTTGTCGTGGGAAATGTTGCGGGATGTTACCTTTAAGAAGAAATGGTATCCCGAAGAGTCCGTTTACATGCTTTATCCAACTTTTGGACCGGGAGTTCAGAAATTGAATGGCAAACCGGTTGAGTTAACTGGCTACGTATTGCCGGTTGACCTGGAGTCAAACATGTATGTATTGTCGGCTTTTCCGTTTAGTGCGTGTTTCTTTTGCGGTGGTGCAGGTCCGGAATCAGTTGTTTCGTTGAAATTTAAAAAAGGCGGACGCAAATTTAAGACCGATGAGCGCCGGACGTTTCACGGAACGCTGAAATTAAATGCCGATAATATTTACGAACTGAATTATATTCTGACTGATGCTGAAATAGTTGAGTAA
- a CDS encoding ATP-binding protein — MINADNDKPLSEPTDVLKVEAPPSTRRFIRLFAATIAIVAILLTVGQIVTQVVLRDLVNMIEIIRSSAWQRHQSQQLTRQALQLTQSSTKADYDSNLIEFRKIYNQFLETHLNARQGTLPHSDISVEYSDSVNMRYRSLVPYFSALQKNALSLIHKAEQAPEPKSLNPEPELSALTQYDGPFLQKVDEVIQQSNRENARRMATLKQLNLYLYVFTLLVLALVGWFIIRPAILRLQQAIRQLIEAETTTAMANRKLLSLNRTLKETRQQLFDATRQQYQQQMDEQKLRTSYLLAGQEEERKRLSRDLHDGIGQMLTAIKLQIESLETSLNGPNKKAQNIGTLKALVTQTIQEARNVSNNLMPTVLSDFGLIPALEMLADTNAQDSPIEVIFHTTLNDIRFEKNLEIVLYRISQEAVSNAIRHAKPHQITIELFEKDNYLHLIVCDDGIGFRVQRSSKPQSGRQSQGIHNMQERATLINAKFKLTSAPDKGTRVQVSIPFKLAYLEHEYNQTDAGR; from the coding sequence GTGATCAATGCAGACAACGATAAACCTCTGTCTGAGCCTACGGATGTCTTAAAAGTGGAGGCTCCTCCCTCTACCCGTCGGTTCATACGGCTCTTTGCAGCTACCATTGCCATTGTAGCCATCTTACTAACTGTCGGTCAGATAGTTACACAGGTTGTCTTGCGCGATTTGGTCAACATGATTGAAATTATCCGCAGTTCGGCCTGGCAGCGCCACCAAAGCCAGCAGCTTACCCGACAGGCCCTGCAATTGACCCAATCGTCGACCAAGGCGGATTATGATTCCAACCTGATTGAGTTTCGGAAAATCTACAATCAATTTCTTGAAACTCACCTCAACGCCCGGCAGGGAACATTACCGCATAGCGACATTTCGGTTGAGTATAGCGACAGTGTTAATATGCGTTATCGCAGCCTTGTTCCTTACTTCTCGGCGCTTCAGAAAAATGCGCTGAGTTTGATTCATAAAGCGGAACAGGCCCCCGAACCCAAAAGCCTCAACCCTGAGCCCGAACTATCTGCACTTACCCAGTACGATGGCCCTTTCTTGCAGAAAGTGGATGAGGTAATCCAGCAAAGTAATCGCGAAAATGCGCGCCGCATGGCAACGCTTAAGCAATTAAATTTATATCTGTACGTATTTACATTACTGGTGTTGGCGTTAGTCGGCTGGTTTATTATTCGACCGGCTATTTTGCGGTTGCAGCAAGCTATTCGGCAATTGATTGAAGCTGAGACAACTACGGCTATGGCAAACCGGAAACTGCTTTCGTTGAACCGTACCCTGAAAGAAACGCGGCAACAACTGTTTGACGCAACCCGGCAGCAGTATCAACAACAAATGGATGAACAAAAGCTGCGTACATCGTATTTGTTGGCGGGACAGGAAGAAGAACGCAAACGACTTTCCCGTGATTTACACGATGGCATTGGCCAAATGCTAACCGCCATCAAATTACAGATTGAAAGCCTGGAAACCAGTCTGAACGGCCCAAACAAGAAGGCTCAGAACATAGGCACACTCAAGGCACTGGTGACGCAGACTATCCAGGAAGCGCGGAACGTGTCGAACAACCTCATGCCCACGGTTTTGAGCGATTTCGGACTGATACCAGCGCTGGAAATGCTAGCTGATACCAACGCGCAGGACAGTCCAATTGAAGTTATTTTTCATACCACCTTGAATGATATTCGGTTTGAGAAAAATCTTGAAATTGTCCTTTATCGAATTAGTCAGGAAGCGGTCAGCAATGCAATTCGGCACGCAAAACCGCATCAGATTACGATAGAATTATTTGAAAAAGATAATTATCTGCATTTAATTGTCTGCGATGACGGAATCGGTTTCCGCGTTCAACGTTCATCGAAACCCCAGAGTGGTCGCCAATCCCAGGGCATTCATAACATGCAGGAGCGGGCCACCCTGATTAATGCAAAATTTAAATTGACATCGGCTCCCGACAAAGGAACCAGAGTGCAAGTTAGTATCCCTTTTAAACTCGCTTATCTTGAACATGAATACAATCAAACTGATGCTGGTCGATGA
- a CDS encoding response regulator transcription factor — MLVDDHSIVRNGIRSLLEQVDDFEIIDEATDGEEALEKLKTHQPDIIMMDISLPGMSGIQTTQVISRLYKNVRTLMLSMHNNEDYIMRSVEAGAYGYILKDSSSDEMIKALQTIQSGEKYFSSPVANIILNGYMSQLKKTDKNSRLRRSKLSKKEKEILQFLVDGMSSREIAEKLQLSVRTVDNHRANMMRRLQVKNAAELVKMAVEEKLI, encoded by the coding sequence ATGCTGGTCGATGACCATTCCATCGTTCGCAACGGTATTCGCTCTCTTCTTGAACAGGTTGATGATTTTGAAATCATTGACGAAGCAACCGACGGAGAAGAAGCTCTTGAAAAATTAAAAACGCACCAGCCTGATATCATTATGATGGATATATCCTTACCGGGTATGTCAGGAATTCAGACAACGCAGGTTATCAGCCGGTTATACAAAAATGTACGGACACTCATGCTGTCCATGCACAACAATGAAGATTACATCATGCGCTCGGTAGAAGCGGGCGCTTATGGATATATCCTAAAAGATTCTTCCAGTGATGAAATGATCAAGGCGCTGCAAACCATCCAAAGTGGGGAAAAATACTTTAGTTCACCCGTAGCCAACATCATTTTAAATGGCTATATGTCGCAGTTGAAGAAGACGGACAAAAACAGCCGCCTGCGCCGCTCGAAGCTTTCTAAAAAGGAAAAAGAAATTCTTCAATTTCTGGTAGATGGTATGAGCAGTCGGGAAATTGCCGAAAAACTGCAACTTTCCGTTCGGACTGTAGACAACCACCGCGCCAACATGATGCGTCGATTGCAGGTAAAGAATGCCGCTGAGTTAGTCAAAATGGCGGTGGAAGAGAAATTAATTTGA
- a CDS encoding peroxiredoxin, translated as MALRLGDVAPDFTAETTEGTINFHEWLGNSWGMIFSHPADFTPVCTTELGRTAQLKDEFDKRGVKVIAVSVDPLDSHNKWIGDINETQKTTVNFPLIADENRKVAELYDMIHPNASEKATVRSVFIIGPDKKIKLTLTYPASTGRNFFEILRVIDSLQLTANYQVATPADWQEGDDCIVVPAVSTEDAIQKFPKGVNVIKPYLRTTPQPNK; from the coding sequence ATGGCACTGCGATTAGGCGATGTTGCCCCGGACTTTACTGCTGAAACAACCGAGGGAACCATCAATTTTCACGAATGGCTGGGCAACTCCTGGGGAATGATTTTTTCCCACCCTGCTGACTTCACCCCGGTTTGTACCACAGAGTTAGGCCGTACGGCTCAACTAAAAGATGAGTTTGATAAACGCGGCGTAAAAGTTATTGCCGTGAGTGTTGATCCACTGGATTCGCATAACAAGTGGATTGGCGATATTAATGAAACCCAGAAAACAACCGTTAATTTCCCCCTCATTGCCGATGAGAACCGGAAAGTGGCGGAGTTGTACGATATGATTCACCCCAATGCCAGCGAAAAAGCAACGGTTCGTTCGGTGTTCATTATCGGACCGGATAAGAAAATTAAGCTTACGCTGACTTACCCTGCATCAACAGGTCGTAACTTCTTTGAAATTCTGCGCGTCATTGATTCCTTGCAGCTAACGGCTAATTACCAGGTTGCTACCCCTGCTGATTGGCAGGAAGGAGATGACTGTATTGTTGTTCCGGCTGTTAGTACGGAAGATGCCATTCAGAAATTCCCGAAAGGCGTAAACGTAATCAAGCCTTACCTGCGCACCACGCCGCAACCGAATAAATAA
- a CDS encoding glycoside hydrolase family 25 protein, with translation MERIILFLYRTRKTLVLPLLAIAVLFGLWWLFREGEVQKREWHYIPDFGIRVPTAYPIHGIDVSHHNKKINWQKVRRIQANGIGLQFVFVKATEGVTLVDRQFKTNWREAGKAGLKRGAYHFYHPRRDAEKQAKNFIKTVDLDAGDFAPVLDFEIDWNVNSEKLIADLQLWLNLVENHYGVKPIIYTNRHFYRRYIAGNFDDYPLWLADYTKEHLDDYQTERLYFWQHNKGGSVSGIRGQVDFNVFLFDSTRVQEVCL, from the coding sequence ATGGAGCGAATTATTCTTTTTTTGTACCGAACACGCAAAACGCTGGTTTTGCCGTTGCTCGCAATCGCTGTGCTATTTGGGCTCTGGTGGCTATTTCGGGAGGGCGAAGTACAAAAAAGAGAGTGGCATTATATCCCCGACTTTGGCATTCGGGTGCCGACTGCCTATCCCATCCACGGCATTGACGTTTCGCACCACAACAAAAAAATCAATTGGCAAAAAGTACGGCGTATCCAAGCCAACGGCATCGGGCTTCAGTTTGTGTTTGTTAAAGCCACTGAAGGCGTCACGCTGGTGGATCGGCAGTTCAAAACCAACTGGCGCGAGGCAGGAAAAGCCGGGTTGAAACGGGGTGCCTACCATTTTTACCATCCTCGACGGGATGCCGAAAAGCAAGCCAAAAACTTTATTAAAACCGTTGATCTCGACGCGGGTGACTTTGCGCCCGTTCTGGATTTTGAGATTGATTGGAATGTTAATTCGGAGAAGCTTATTGCTGACTTACAGCTTTGGCTTAACCTGGTTGAAAACCATTATGGCGTTAAACCCATTATTTATACCAATCGGCACTTCTACCGGCGTTATATTGCCGGAAATTTCGATGACTATCCACTCTGGCTGGCTGATTATACGAAAGAACATCTGGACGATTACCAAACTGAACGACTTTATTTCTGGCAACACAATAAAGGCGGCTCAGTGAGCGGTATCCGCGGTCAGGTAGATTTTAACGTTTTTCTATTTGACTCGACCCGGGTACAGGAAGTATGCCTTTGA